The Leptospira paudalimensis region GTTCTCTACCATCTTGGAACCATTTTCCTAAACGTGTTTGGTATCCCAAATCCAAACGAGTGACAAATTCGTGAGCCATCCCTAATTTTGCTGCACTTATCCATTGTGATTCTGTTTGAATTTGTTTTACATCTCCCATCCCAATATTGTCACCAACCTTAAACTGGTATTGAACAAAATTTTGAAAGATAACACCAAATCGTTCTCTTAATGATTCTTCTTCCCAATCTACAAGATTGATTCCATCCAAATAAATATTTCCTTTGGTAGGTGAATACAAACGAGTCAACAATTTGATTAATGTAGTTTTCCCAGATCCATTTTCTCCAACAATTGCTAATTTTTCACCTGCTGGAATTTCGAAACTAATATCTGTTAGAGAATCATTGGTTGATCCAGGATATAAAAATGATACTTGGTCAAATATGATGCCAGTTTTGTTATTTGTACTTTTATGGATGCCTATTTTTTTCGGTATCGGTAAGTTTAAAAATTCCATAAGGTTATCAATATACAAATGATCTTCGTAAATTCCACCGAAAGCAGACAATGCATTTGCAAAAGTCGATTGTCCTTGGCGAAATATGACCAAATACATTGTCATTTCACCTAGAGTAATTTGTTTTTGTAAGGCGAGACTGACAATCCAAATGTAAGAACCATAAAATGCCAATTGGCTAATTAATCCTAAGAAAAAACTGACAACACTTTTTTTAACCGTTAGTTTCTTATCTTCAGCATAGATTTTTTGGAAATTATTTTTGTATCGATTTAAAAATTCTTTTCCTAAGTTAAAGAGTAAAATTTCTTTTGCGTTATCTTCTCTTGCCATTAATGTTTCTAGATAAACTTGTTCTCTAGTTTCTTTTGCCTTCCATCGAAAGAGTCTGAAATTATGATTTGAGAACTTAGTTTCAGCTATGAAAGTGGGTATAGCAGCTATGATCAAAATTATCGAAGCTAATGGAGAAAGTTTTACGAGTAATCCAAAAAAGCTAACAATTGTGATTGAGGATTGTGCGATTGTAAAAAATCGATTTACCATCGATAGAGGTTTGGAAGATGCCTCTGATCTTGCTTGTGTCATCTGATCGTAAGTTTCAGAATTTTCAAATTGTGAAAGTTCTAGTGTGATTGCTTTTGAAAGGATCCTTTCATTGACCTCTTGGCCCAGTTTAATCCTTAGTAGGGTTGTGCAAAGATAGTATAATTTTTGAGCTCCAAAATAGATAACAGTAATGATTCCCTCAATGTAAACATAGGTTGCAGTTTCAGAATAAACTAGGTCATACCAATTTCCAGATTCAATTTTCGAGGGTAAGATGGAATCGATGATTAGTTTTCCGATCCAGACCAAACTTGAAGGAAACAATCCATTTAAGATTGTCAAAATTGTAATGAGTAATGTTAAGGTAGGGGAACTGTGATAAGCGAGTCGAAACGCAATTTTGGATGATTGAACAATGCGGAAAAAAGTACCCAACATACAGGTTAGATTGTTTTCGGAGGGATGTTTCGATAGCTTTTTTTAAGAAATTACATTGAAAACATTGAATTCCACTTTCCGAATTTTAATTCACTTGTTTCGATGTTACTCGTATGCCAAAGGAAAGATTGGATAAAGTTCTGGGAAATTTTGGATTAGGATCTAGGTCCGATGTAAAAAAGGAAATTTACCAAGGGAACGTAAAAGTAAATGGAATCGTTGTTAAGGACCCCGGTTTTAAAATCACAATCAATGATGTAGTTGTTTTTTATGACGAAACTTTGATTCGCAAAGATTTTTATTATTTTATGATGAATAAAGCTCCCGATTGTATCACTGCTACGGAAGACCCTCGAGAAAAGACTGTTATGGATTATCTAAGTGAAAGGCATCAAAACATGAATTTGTTTCCTGTCGGAAGATTGGATAAAGAGACAGAAGGGCTGTTACTGTTTACAACAGATGGA contains the following coding sequences:
- a CDS encoding ABC transporter ATP-binding protein, encoding MLGTFFRIVQSSKIAFRLAYHSSPTLTLLITILTILNGLFPSSLVWIGKLIIDSILPSKIESGNWYDLVYSETATYVYIEGIITVIYFGAQKLYYLCTTLLRIKLGQEVNERILSKAITLELSQFENSETYDQMTQARSEASSKPLSMVNRFFTIAQSSITIVSFFGLLVKLSPLASIILIIAAIPTFIAETKFSNHNFRLFRWKAKETREQVYLETLMAREDNAKEILLFNLGKEFLNRYKNNFQKIYAEDKKLTVKKSVVSFFLGLISQLAFYGSYIWIVSLALQKQITLGEMTMYLVIFRQGQSTFANALSAFGGIYEDHLYIDNLMEFLNLPIPKKIGIHKSTNNKTGIIFDQVSFLYPGSTNDSLTDISFEIPAGEKLAIVGENGSGKTTLIKLLTRLYSPTKGNIYLDGINLVDWEEESLRERFGVIFQNFVQYQFKVGDNIGMGDVKQIQTESQWISAAKLGMAHEFVTRLDLGYQTRLGKWFQDGRELSGGQWQKIALSRAFMRSKADILILDEPTSAIDAEAEMKVFEHFREHTMGKTVILISHRFSTVRMADKILVLEQGKKTEWGDHETLLSKKGKYEKLFRLQQAGYQ